Proteins from a genomic interval of Diaphorobacter sp. HDW4A:
- a CDS encoding alkene reductase, with translation MTSATPTLFSRIQAGDLQLANRIAMAPLTRNRSPNAIPLAITAKYYAQRASAGLLITEGTAIDPFAQGYADVPGLYDTEQLDGWKKVTEAVHERGGKIVTQIWHVGRISHVDLLPESHPPLGPSAIQANTRTFVIDKATGKGHFVPVSKPRELKLEELPMIVHSYVQAARNAVETAGFDGVEIHAANGYLLEQFLKDGANKRSDDYGGSIPNRARLLLEVTRAVADAIGGGKVGIRLSPVTPANDIVDSHPQPVYDYVAKKLAPLGLAFIHVIEGATGGPREVEGRPFDYAQFKNSYRQAGGKGVWMVNNGYDGDMAAKAIASGQADMVAFGKLYIANPDLVERLREKAPLNAWDQTTFYGGGEHGYIDYPKLA, from the coding sequence ATGACTTCCGCCACCCCCACGCTGTTCTCCCGAATTCAAGCGGGCGACCTTCAACTCGCCAACCGCATCGCGATGGCGCCGCTCACGCGCAATCGTTCGCCCAACGCTATTCCCTTGGCCATCACCGCCAAGTACTATGCCCAGCGCGCCAGCGCCGGGCTGCTGATCACCGAGGGTACGGCCATCGACCCATTCGCTCAGGGCTACGCCGATGTCCCGGGCCTGTATGACACCGAACAGCTCGACGGCTGGAAAAAAGTGACGGAAGCGGTGCACGAACGCGGCGGCAAGATCGTCACGCAGATCTGGCATGTGGGCCGCATCTCGCATGTCGACCTGCTGCCCGAAAGCCACCCCCCACTCGGTCCCAGCGCGATTCAGGCCAACACCCGCACCTTCGTCATCGACAAGGCCACTGGCAAGGGCCATTTCGTTCCGGTCTCCAAACCGCGCGAGCTCAAGCTCGAAGAGCTGCCGATGATCGTGCATTCCTATGTGCAGGCCGCGCGCAATGCCGTCGAAACCGCAGGCTTCGATGGCGTCGAAATCCATGCCGCCAACGGCTACCTGCTCGAGCAGTTCCTCAAGGATGGCGCCAACAAGCGCTCCGACGACTACGGCGGCTCGATCCCGAACCGCGCACGCCTGCTGCTGGAAGTCACCCGCGCCGTAGCCGATGCCATTGGTGGCGGCAAGGTCGGCATCCGGCTCTCGCCCGTCACGCCCGCCAACGACATCGTGGACAGCCATCCGCAGCCCGTATATGACTACGTGGCGAAGAAGCTCGCACCGCTGGGCCTCGCGTTCATCCACGTGATCGAAGGCGCCACCGGTGGACCGCGCGAGGTGGAGGGCCGTCCATTCGATTACGCCCAGTTCAAGAACAGCTACCGCCAGGCCGGCGGCAAGGGCGTCTGGATGGTGAACAACGGCTACGACGGCGACATGGCCGCCAAGGCCATTGCCAGCGGCCAGGCCGACATGGTGGCCTTCGGCAAGCTCTACATCGCCAACCCGGATCTGGTCGAGCGCCTGCGCGAGAAGGCCCCGCTCAATGCCTGGGACCAGACCACGTTTTACGGCGGCGGCGAGCACGGATACATCGACTATCCCAAGCTGGCCTGA
- a CDS encoding NADPH-dependent FMN reductase: protein MDIVGICGSNRAQSFNRMVLNLAGECMPAPMTLSTLEWEAVPPFNADLLAKGFPDTVQALRERIRRADGVVIVTPEYNFSVPGMLKNLIDWISRGEDQPFAHKPLAILSATTGPLGGARVQYDLRKIMMFMNAATMVKPEVFVGNAAQKFDADAQCTDELTRKFVTAQMTAFKSWIERQQRANALA, encoded by the coding sequence ATGGATATCGTCGGCATTTGCGGCAGCAATCGCGCCCAGTCCTTCAACCGCATGGTGCTCAATCTCGCAGGCGAATGCATGCCAGCACCGATGACGCTCAGCACGCTGGAGTGGGAAGCCGTGCCGCCCTTCAACGCCGACCTGCTCGCCAAGGGCTTCCCGGACACCGTGCAGGCACTGCGCGAGCGCATTCGCCGCGCCGATGGCGTCGTCATCGTCACGCCCGAGTACAACTTCTCCGTGCCCGGCATGCTCAAGAACCTGATCGACTGGATCTCGCGTGGTGAAGACCAGCCGTTCGCCCACAAGCCGCTCGCCATCCTCTCGGCCACCACCGGCCCGCTCGGCGGAGCGCGCGTGCAGTACGACCTGCGCAAGATCATGATGTTCATGAACGCCGCCACGATGGTGAAACCCGAGGTGTTCGTGGGCAATGCCGCACAGAAATTCGACGCCGACGCACAATGCACCGATGAACTCACCCGCAAGTTCGTCACCGCGCAGATGACAGCATTCAAGAGCTGGATCGAGCGCCAGCAGCGCGCCAACGCGCTCGCCTGA
- a CDS encoding DNA repair ATPase yields MSESPNPTDQQPTSVVDQAVASGGSYEVLAKRLAAQGETLESLVRQLNEDRLEEFGRSQMEVIGRMRVRTENNCVGRDVTQVGDLLLFGYNVFMGLKQATRVEDVFALYRLEETEHGYEVMPVELKDSFLGIQSFVQDFQELYAYYKNTRLMQLVVRDGKLLASFQIGERITDTRVFRWSISPDGKTVKYIDNRGERDIEPPAAYDFEWQRAGREQAVQGRYAHMNILDKVFVETLGGTLTVKVENNTNDGLGIYSEPVLEANQSLDDAVFEYAAVGSMILLKILPYREEQWRYLIFNTLSRQVLRMDAIAGACIQLPDDHGIIFPGGYYLQNGEHRSFEQNMQGMRFRRSIRSPNGEDVLYIFYEPESGRMALFKYNLIERALQPPIVCHGYARLEDGRIVIFAADGDEATRVHPMQIWRTPFASEDFAARQPQKDSFLGRIGNAELVSGVSDLYSVRKEIAAPEVSLARYERLIDTTRLLFERHQWINTPPLAAMNEVLHGIVATGDAVIDEYEKVESIRQTSTRAMSDVSTQHTALLKRVRTSDWETVDDHVGALEELARLRGQLMSTRELRYVDTAAIDAMVTTVNEAQGDVSQRTAAFIATDAALQPYVDELQKLDQQAQAAATVVQLKEPLGEMTRISTALDMLSELMGGLKIDDATQRTQVVDRISVIYSRLNQVRARAEQRRSSLGSSENVAQFAAQLALFSQSIVNALGLAQTPEKCDEQLARLLVQLEEIEGQFGEHEQFLSDIVAKREELLETFESQRQSLADARQRRAQGVLDAALRIVQSLPKRTEKLASSEALHAFFAGDPLITKLKELAQRLRTELFDPVKADDIDTRVKTLRDQAFRSLQDRTDLFEGGGNVIKLGRHKFSVGNQDLELTLLPRNGELFLHLVGTEYFEAVDSPELVQLQAYWDVSTLAESPEFYRGEYLALSVVLAAHNRTDGWDDARLKQLAIDNAALTQAIREFAAPRYREGYERGIHDHDAALIIQALLPLRDAAGVLRYGPDARALAVLFWSEHERIQQPQLAVAIAQWSRRAQHAQSMQTLFASEAELQALQADVGTQLRTFAEERGLFEVFNGLSAHGDIDGLVRAAANYLQAELAQKALRFHFSSYGQSAVAALQAALKSDAQNPTQWDDMQAYWRGDDRQHRNQVAPLSERWRSALHWLQTACKALRTPEGDALLAYCGEAASWLTCASHVPSAVSNVDLRTSVHGLLGQHPRIANGRMTLQIDDLGMRAAHHFRIFVPQFERYQQLRQQVLKSYRERIRVEEFKAKPLTSFVRNKLINESYLPVIGDNLAKQIGAVGESRRTDQMGLLMMISPPGYGKTTLMEYVASRLGLIFMKINGPALGHSVRSLDPAQAPDATAAKELEKLNLALEMANNVMLYIDDIQHTHPEFLQKFISLSDGTRRIEGVWRGQTRTHDLRGKRFCVVMAGNPYTESGEVFKIPDMLANRADIYNLGDVLGGMEEVFKLSYIENSMTSNAVLAPMATRSLQDLYLLIDKARGKEVSSNALSYEYSSAELREIEATLVRMLKVREVVFRVNQQYIASAAQDDNYRQEPPFKLQGSYRNMNKLSEKITPVMNDAEMQQMLDDHYQGEAQMLTTGAEENLLKLRELRGALNAEQSTRWNDIRTEFLRQKAMGGAGADAGTRVASQLVDLVAATRELATAQQSSSELSLTQADKQGQLFTRLGQMQQAQAKQSASEWSELLGQLQSAQRASDESLQRISEALARSTQGGRGEGAAEAAERSAQLLGGLVQTAMQPVADHLEHSRRQQLGLHRVLMQVATRMQEQIDALRRSGKPTLRADEIDNAFNTMARSEVDSREK; encoded by the coding sequence ATGTCTGAATCGCCAAATCCAACCGACCAACAGCCCACCTCCGTAGTTGATCAGGCCGTTGCCAGCGGTGGCTCGTATGAAGTGCTTGCCAAGCGCTTGGCGGCACAAGGCGAGACGCTCGAATCGCTGGTGCGCCAGCTCAACGAAGATCGCCTTGAAGAGTTTGGCCGCAGCCAGATGGAAGTCATCGGGCGCATGCGCGTGCGCACTGAAAACAACTGCGTGGGCCGTGACGTCACGCAGGTCGGTGACCTGCTGCTCTTCGGCTACAACGTCTTCATGGGCCTCAAGCAGGCCACGCGGGTAGAAGACGTGTTCGCGCTCTACCGGCTTGAGGAGACCGAGCATGGCTACGAGGTCATGCCGGTGGAGCTCAAGGACAGCTTTCTCGGCATCCAGAGCTTCGTGCAGGACTTCCAGGAGCTCTATGCGTACTACAAGAACACGCGGCTGATGCAGCTCGTCGTGCGCGACGGCAAGCTGCTCGCGAGCTTCCAGATCGGCGAGCGCATCACCGACACGCGGGTGTTCCGCTGGTCGATCTCGCCGGACGGAAAGACTGTCAAGTACATCGACAACCGCGGCGAGCGCGACATCGAGCCGCCTGCGGCCTACGATTTCGAATGGCAGCGTGCGGGGCGCGAACAGGCTGTGCAAGGCCGCTATGCGCACATGAATATTCTCGACAAGGTGTTCGTCGAGACGCTGGGCGGCACACTCACGGTGAAGGTCGAGAACAACACCAACGACGGCCTCGGCATCTACAGCGAGCCGGTGCTGGAAGCCAATCAGTCGCTCGACGACGCGGTGTTCGAATACGCGGCGGTGGGCAGCATGATCCTGTTGAAGATCCTGCCATATCGCGAAGAGCAGTGGCGCTATCTGATCTTCAACACGCTCTCGCGCCAGGTGCTGCGCATGGACGCGATTGCAGGTGCCTGCATCCAGTTGCCCGACGACCACGGCATCATTTTTCCGGGCGGCTACTACCTGCAGAACGGTGAGCACCGTTCGTTCGAGCAGAACATGCAGGGTATGCGCTTTCGCCGCAGCATCCGCTCGCCCAACGGCGAGGATGTGCTCTACATCTTCTACGAACCCGAGAGCGGCCGCATGGCGCTCTTCAAATACAACCTGATCGAGCGCGCGCTGCAGCCGCCCATCGTCTGCCACGGCTATGCGCGGCTCGAAGACGGCCGCATCGTGATTTTTGCGGCCGATGGCGACGAGGCCACGCGCGTGCATCCGATGCAGATCTGGCGCACGCCGTTCGCGTCCGAAGACTTCGCCGCACGCCAGCCGCAGAAGGACAGCTTTCTCGGCCGCATCGGCAATGCCGAGCTGGTCAGCGGCGTGTCCGACCTCTACAGCGTGCGCAAGGAAATCGCCGCGCCCGAGGTGTCGCTTGCGCGCTATGAGCGGCTGATCGACACGACGCGTCTGCTGTTCGAGCGCCATCAGTGGATCAATACGCCGCCGCTCGCCGCGATGAACGAGGTGCTGCACGGCATCGTCGCGACCGGCGATGCGGTGATCGACGAGTACGAGAAGGTCGAGAGCATCCGCCAGACGTCGACGCGCGCGATGAGCGATGTGTCGACCCAGCACACGGCGCTGCTCAAGCGAGTGCGTACCAGCGACTGGGAGACGGTGGACGACCACGTCGGCGCGCTTGAAGAACTGGCGCGTCTGCGTGGGCAGCTGATGTCCACGCGCGAGCTGCGCTATGTGGACACCGCCGCCATCGACGCGATGGTGACGACGGTGAACGAGGCGCAGGGCGATGTATCGCAACGTACGGCGGCCTTCATCGCCACTGATGCGGCGCTGCAGCCGTATGTGGATGAGCTGCAGAAGCTCGACCAGCAGGCGCAGGCGGCGGCCACGGTGGTGCAGCTGAAAGAGCCGCTTGGCGAGATGACTCGCATCTCCACGGCGCTCGACATGCTCTCCGAGCTGATGGGCGGCCTGAAGATCGATGACGCGACGCAGCGTACCCAAGTGGTGGACCGGATCTCGGTGATCTACTCGCGTCTCAATCAGGTGCGCGCGCGTGCCGAGCAGCGCAGAAGCAGCCTGGGCAGTTCGGAAAACGTTGCACAGTTTGCGGCGCAGCTGGCGCTGTTTTCGCAGAGCATCGTCAACGCGCTGGGGCTCGCGCAGACGCCCGAGAAATGCGACGAGCAACTGGCGCGCCTGTTGGTGCAGCTTGAGGAAATCGAAGGGCAGTTCGGTGAGCACGAGCAGTTCCTCTCCGACATCGTCGCCAAGCGCGAGGAGCTGCTCGAGACCTTCGAATCGCAGCGCCAGTCGCTTGCGGACGCGCGCCAGCGCCGTGCTCAGGGCGTGCTCGACGCAGCTTTGCGCATTGTGCAGAGCCTGCCCAAGCGCACCGAGAAGCTCGCATCGAGCGAAGCGTTGCACGCGTTTTTTGCGGGTGATCCGCTGATCACCAAGTTGAAGGAGCTGGCGCAGCGGCTGCGTACCGAACTCTTCGACCCGGTGAAGGCCGACGACATCGATACGCGCGTGAAGACGCTGCGCGATCAGGCCTTTCGCTCGCTGCAGGACCGCACCGATCTGTTCGAAGGCGGTGGTAACGTCATCAAGCTCGGGCGGCACAAGTTCAGCGTGGGCAATCAGGATCTGGAACTCACGCTGCTGCCGCGCAACGGTGAGTTGTTCCTGCATCTGGTGGGCACCGAATATTTCGAGGCGGTGGACAGCCCTGAACTTGTGCAACTGCAGGCTTACTGGGATGTATCCACCCTGGCCGAGTCGCCCGAGTTCTATCGCGGCGAATACCTCGCGCTCAGCGTGGTGCTGGCTGCACACAATCGCACCGATGGCTGGGACGATGCGCGCCTGAAGCAACTCGCTATTGACAACGCCGCGCTCACGCAGGCGATTCGCGAATTCGCTGCGCCGCGATATCGCGAAGGCTACGAGCGCGGCATCCACGATCATGATGCGGCGCTGATTATCCAGGCTCTGCTGCCGCTGCGTGATGCGGCGGGCGTATTGCGCTATGGGCCTGATGCGCGTGCACTCGCGGTGCTGTTCTGGAGCGAGCATGAGCGCATCCAGCAGCCGCAATTGGCCGTCGCGATTGCACAGTGGTCGCGCCGCGCACAGCATGCGCAGTCCATGCAGACGCTGTTCGCGAGCGAGGCCGAGCTGCAGGCGCTGCAGGCCGACGTGGGAACCCAACTGCGCACATTCGCCGAAGAACGCGGTCTGTTCGAGGTGTTCAATGGCCTCTCGGCGCATGGCGACATCGACGGTCTGGTCCGCGCGGCTGCCAACTATCTGCAGGCCGAGCTCGCGCAGAAGGCGCTGCGTTTTCACTTCTCTAGCTACGGACAATCGGCCGTGGCGGCGCTGCAGGCAGCGCTCAAAAGCGATGCGCAGAACCCCACACAGTGGGACGATATGCAGGCTTACTGGCGAGGCGATGATCGCCAGCACCGCAACCAGGTGGCGCCGCTTTCCGAGCGCTGGCGCAGCGCGTTGCACTGGCTGCAGACGGCCTGCAAGGCGCTCAGAACGCCTGAGGGCGATGCGCTGCTCGCCTACTGCGGCGAGGCGGCCTCGTGGTTGACCTGTGCGAGCCATGTGCCGAGCGCGGTGAGCAATGTCGATCTGCGCACGTCGGTGCACGGGCTGCTCGGCCAGCACCCGCGCATCGCGAACGGGCGGATGACGCTGCAGATCGACGACCTCGGCATGCGCGCGGCGCACCACTTCCGCATCTTCGTGCCGCAGTTCGAGCGCTACCAGCAGCTGCGCCAGCAGGTGCTCAAGTCGTATCGTGAACGCATTCGCGTGGAGGAGTTCAAGGCCAAGCCGCTGACCTCGTTCGTGCGCAACAAGCTGATCAACGAAAGCTACCTGCCGGTGATCGGCGACAACCTCGCCAAGCAGATCGGCGCGGTGGGCGAGAGCCGTCGCACGGACCAGATGGGCCTGTTGATGATGATTTCACCCCCGGGCTACGGCAAGACCACGCTGATGGAGTACGTGGCGAGTCGTCTCGGCTTGATCTTCATGAAGATCAATGGCCCGGCGCTCGGCCATTCGGTGCGCTCGCTCGACCCCGCGCAGGCGCCCGATGCGACGGCCGCGAAGGAGTTGGAGAAGCTCAATCTCGCGCTCGAGATGGCGAACAACGTGATGCTGTACATCGACGACATCCAGCACACGCATCCGGAGTTTCTGCAGAAGTTCATTTCGCTGTCGGACGGCACCCGCCGCATCGAGGGCGTATGGCGCGGCCAGACGCGCACGCATGATCTGCGCGGCAAGCGCTTTTGCGTGGTGATGGCGGGCAATCCGTACACCGAGTCGGGAGAGGTCTTCAAGATCCCCGACATGCTCGCCAACCGTGCGGACATCTACAACCTCGGCGACGTGCTCGGCGGCATGGAAGAGGTCTTCAAGCTCAGCTACATCGAGAACAGCATGACGTCGAACGCGGTGCTCGCGCCGATGGCCACGCGCAGTCTGCAGGACCTGTATCTGCTGATCGACAAGGCGCGGGGCAAGGAGGTATCGAGCAACGCGCTGAGCTACGAATACTCGTCTGCCGAGCTGCGCGAGATCGAGGCTACGCTGGTGCGGATGCTCAAGGTGCGCGAGGTGGTGTTCCGCGTGAACCAGCAGTACATCGCCAGCGCCGCGCAGGACGACAACTACCGTCAGGAACCGCCGTTCAAGCTGCAGGGCAGTTATCGCAACATGAACAAGCTCTCGGAGAAGATCACGCCGGTGATGAACGACGCCGAGATGCAGCAGATGCTCGACGACCACTACCAAGGCGAGGCGCAGATGCTGACCACGGGCGCGGAGGAAAACCTGCTCAAGCTGCGCGAGTTGCGCGGTGCGCTGAATGCGGAGCAGTCCACGCGCTGGAACGATATCCGGACCGAGTTTCTGCGCCAGAAGGCCATGGGCGGTGCGGGCGCCGATGCGGGCACGCGGGTGGCGTCGCAACTGGTCGATCTGGTCGCGGCGACGCGCGAATTGGCGACGGCGCAGCAAAGCAGCAGCGAACTGAGCCTGACGCAGGCCGACAAGCAGGGGCAGCTGTTCACGCGGCTCGGCCAGATGCAGCAGGCGCAGGCCAAACAGTCGGCGAGCGAGTGGAGCGAGTTGCTAGGGCAACTGCAGAGCGCCCAGCGGGCCTCGGATGAGTCCTTGCAGCGCATCAGCGAGGCGCTGGCGCGTTCAACGCAGGGCGGTAGGGGTGAGGGTGCGGCGGAGGCCGCCGAGCGCTCTGCGCAGCTTCTAGGGGGGCTGGTGCAAACGGCAATGCAGCCGGTGGCGGATCACCTCGAACATTCGCGTCGCCAGCAGCTCGGGCTGCACCGCGTGCTCATGCAGGTGGCCACGCGCATGCAGGAGCAGATCGACGCGCTGCGCCGTTCGGGCAAACCCACGCTGCGCGCCGACGAGATCGACAACGCGTTCAACACGATGGCGCGCAGCGAGGTGGATAGCCGCGAGAAGTAA